Within the Clostridia bacterium genome, the region GACTGCGATATCCATGGGTGACTGGGTGTCAGTGAGTCTGACTGGGACGCTGTCGCCCGTCCTCTTCGAATAGTAATCTATCCTATCGAGCACCAGACCTGCCAGTCCGGCGTCGGGGCCTTCGAAACATGGAGATCTCAGGCCGGCGGCGTCCGAGAGATCTATGGCGAGAGGGATGGTCCAAGGGTCCTCGCCAGGGATGCATCTGATCTCGCAGCCGAATCCGGACGGTATCACGCCCACCCCCATGTAAGGGGAGAGTGAGGGTATATTGCAGGCGCCGGCTTCCCTCAGGCATGCAAGATCCCACTCAGCCCACGCCATCTGGCAGCGGAAATCGGCCTCCGCGTTGTGGATTCGCTCCTCGATTGAGCATTCAGGCATCACACCGTCGCGCGGGTAGAGAACCACGGCAGGGCTGAACTGCGAGTATGTGTATGGGAAATCCCATGCGGCCTGTAGACGAGATTTGGCCCTCTGGGCGACGTCGGCAGGGATGTCCATGATGACTGGAACGTCAGGGTTGGCGCCGGAGTTCATTGAGCTCACCTTCCCATGAATGTAGTAGGTGTGTACATGACGACTATCCTTGCCACAATTATAGTGCCAATGATGTTATGGTGGCAACGCAGGCGCATATGACATACGCGAGACAGCCAATGATTCAGCTGCAGTCGTACGAGTCCAAGACCAAGTCTGGTCAGGCGCTTCCCCTACTCCTTCGCTAAACTTCTCGAATAGCCCAGGCAGGATCTTTCGCGCCGCGCGGTGCAACCTTTTCTCTCCCAGCTGTCTCTTAAGAGGTGAGAGAGGGATGGTTGGCGTCGGCGACTGCAGCGGAGAGTCTTCACTGACTACCCCGACTACTGGGCCGCTCCCCATGCCCTAAGCCAGTTCGCGACGGCGCTTTACCATGCTGGCGATCCCAAGGCTGAGGACTTCCTGCTGGAGGCCGCGCACGATCAGCGGGGCGCCGACCGCGCTAATGCAGCGTTTCTTCTAGTCGACATGCCCGTGGCACAGGGCAGGTCAGGCGACGCCGCAAAGGGGTCAGGCATAGTAGAAGGGACAGAGCTCCTGGCCGGGTGTTCGCTTTCAGGCGTGAAGATCCTAGCGCATGAAGTCAACGAGGAGAACAGGTTCTCCACCGACTATGGCGACATGCCCTGGCGGTCAGTGGGCGATGACGGCGAATTCCGCTTCAGTCTACCTTCGGGACGCAGGTATGAGATTGGGATCGCGATAGACGACGAGGTTGCCCAAGAGGTGGACGGCCGGCATCTTCAAATGGTCGGAGCTAGCTTCGTTCTCCAACCTGGAGAGACGAAAAGCGTGGAACTGCGTTTCGTTGAGCCAGTGACGGTAACCGAGCCAGGACAGGGTTTCGTGTATGACGGAGGGCCAGTCTCCGTGAGGTGGCAGGCCTACCCAGGGGCCCGTGCATACCGTGTGAGCCTAGGCTACATAAGCATGGGCGAGCATGGATACAGCTCTACTGGTGGAAACTCGATGAGAACCGCAGACACCCATTCTGTGGCCTGTATGTGCTGACCGGGCAGTGTGATCAAGCCGTCGAGTTGCTCCATGCTATCCATAGCATGGGAGTGAGCGCCGTCGCGGAGCACGAGTTCGACCTTGAAGAGGCCCTGCGCGACTACGCCACATTGAACTCGCGCCAGCCCAACGGCCAGCGCAACGACTACTTGGGCATAGTGAGCCGGTCCTTACGCGAAGCCAAGCAGGCCTGGCGCAGTGATGCAAGCGCACACGGTTCGTTCTTACTGCTCATCGCAGAGCTCTCCGACCCCTGGCGCCACCGTCATCGAGATGAACTGCAGAGCGCCATGAGTGAGTTCCGGGCCGAACACGGCAAGGACGCCCCAATGCTCTTGGACGTTCTGGAGGCCTTTGCACAGGCAGGCAGGCTATAACAAACGCGCTAGCTGCGGTGATGGCCGGGAACCGTTATCATCAGGTGGGCGGGGTCAACCTGCCCACCCGATCATGAGCACGGGGGCCAAACTGGTGGATGACCATATCGTCGAGGTCAAGCAGCGTGGGCAGTGACACCCATTATGTCAGTTCCTGTCGTCGCTCGTACACGACCACGCCGTGCTGAGTGCACCCGTCAGCGAAGCCTCCAAGCTTCTCCATGAAGCGCCGGTCTTCTATGGACGCAACAACGAAACCTCACGTTTCATGCTCCAGAGTGGGTGGACGATCTGGCCAAGATATCCAGCGACATAGGAATGGGCGCTGAAGGGCACAGCTTGGTCTTGGGAGGAACGTCCTACTGATACGAAGAATAGTCGAATATCCATTCCGGCCATAGGCCCAGCAGTTGCGATTCTGCACCACGTCAGAACTCTGGCTAAGGATTCTGACTGGGCTCCCGAAATGGTCATTGGGTGGTGTTCGAGTTGAGAATCTCGGCATGGATTGGGGTTGCAGTATTGGCGACCGTGGTTGCATCCTGCTGCCTGGCGACGCCTGCGTCGCCAGGCGCACGGACAAGTTTGGCGACGGTGGCCAAAGCAGACAGCCAATGGAGCCGACGTTCTGAGCCGAAGATGGACAGTGCCATGATCCAAACGCTTGAACAAGCACTGGACGCTGGTCAGTCGGATGCGGATATACTATGGCGATTGGCCAGGGCATACTGGTGGAAAGCGGTGCGCCGTACCGCCGACAAGGCATCAAAGCTTGAGCTGCTTGAGAAGGGCAGGGCCGCTGGTGAGCGGGCTGCTGCGCTGGATCCGACCAATGCGGACGCACATCACTGGCATGCGGTGTGCATAGCTCAGTCGGGGCAGGTCAGGGGCATGCTTCAGAGCCTCTTCATGGTCAAGCCCACGATAGAGGCTCTCGACAGGGCGCTTGCGGCAGACCCAAACCATGCCCGAACCCACTATTTTCTGGCCCAGCTTCTCTATCGGCTGCCGGGGCCGCCCCTGTCAGTAGGCAATAAGCAGAGGGCAGTTGAGGAAGCCCGAATAGCAGTGAAGCTAGACCCTCGATCGTCGTCTCACCATCTCGTCCTGGGCAAGGCTTTAGCCGCCAACAGGCAGTATATGGAGGCCAGAGTGGCGCTCAACTGCGTCCTGGCCATGGATGTCAGCTCAGAAGATCCCGAAGGGTTCAGGCTTGATCAGGAGGAAGCCAGAGCTCAGCTCAAGGCCATCGAGGGCAAGTAGATCGTTGTGATCATCGCTTGGCTAGCATCTGGCTCCCATGCCGGCCTCAGTTCAGCCTGGGTATCACGACTGCCGATGGAGACGCAGGCCCGTAGTAGACCGTCTGCACTGCCTTTTGCATTTGCTGACTTCGGTAGATAGGCTCTCCCGTGTTGGGATTGCGGTCGAACTTCGGGAAGTTCGAGCTCGTGACTATCAAGCGCACCCGGTGGCCCGGGCCGAAAACGTGGGCGCACCCCTTCATACGTATGCGGAAGAGATAGATCTCCCGGGGCTCCAAAAAGTCCTCCCTGTCAAGGCCGTTCCGATATCTAGCTCTGACTATCCCGTCAGAAACGTACCTCGCAACACCGTCTTCGTCTACATCCAACAGCATCGCGACGAAGTCCGTATCGGGCGCGTCTGACGATGCGTATAGCTCGACCTCCGGAATATCGCATATCTTCAGAGAACTGTCCAACACTTCAGAATCGTAAGTCAGAACATCCTCCCGCAAGTGAGCAGATGACACGAAGGGCCCCGGCATCAGCCCTGCCTTGGGAAATGCCCACACTGCACCGCCTTCAGTGGGGACAGGGTTCTCCGGATCGTACACGAAAGAATCGCAGGCAGCCACTGGGTTTTCGCCGGGGGCCACGTCCGCGGAGAGAACACCTCTGCCCCGGCCGTCAGCTGCAGAGCGGCCGTCAGCATCCGAAGAGCATGCAGCTCCGAGATACATCCTCATAGGGCGGGACGATGGATGAGGCCAGGCGTCGAACTCCGCCCAATGAGGCCGGCGCCCTGTGAAGAAACACCTCACAGAGGATCCCGACGGCGGATCGCCCACGCCTTTGGCCCAGAAATTCAGCCACCTTACGCACTCCTCTATGAACGGGGAAGACGTATCCACCGGATCCTCACGCAGATCATCTTCGCGCTGCCTGGCCAAGTACCCGTACGAAACATCTCCCGATATCTTTTCGGGCCCGCCGATCGTGCCGTTGTGACTCCA harbors:
- a CDS encoding CocE/NonD family hydrolase, which translates into the protein METRTEFVQVSYGANLATLVALPGPGAYPVVIVRTVYGRQNLPGISDLFGSHGYATVIQDVRGSGESSGQFNLLAQEPEDAIQTAQWVLGQPWCDGKLAILGISYLSAASIAIAAEFPEQVKAAVWVTAPVRKELLCFQDGVLRLHHTLPWTYMRKASLSGFDPELLYRKTPLIEAIPESVDPSWAAMLEEGPRSKFWNQSDLWRYVQRTRVPGLHFGGWFDFLVDATLVPYSEMIQSGAPQRLVLGPWSHNGTIGGPEKISGDVSYGYLARQREDDLREDPVDTSSPFIEECVRWLNFWAKGVGDPPSGSSVRCFFTGRRPHWAEFDAWPHPSSRPMRMYLGAACSSDADGRSAADGRGRGVLSADVAPGENPVAACDSFVYDPENPVPTEGGAVWAFPKAGLMPGPFVSSAHLREDVLTYDSEVLDSSLKICDIPEVELYASSDAPDTDFVAMLLDVDEDGVARYVSDGIVRARYRNGLDREDFLEPREIYLFRIRMKGCAHVFGPGHRVRLIVTSSNFPKFDRNPNTGEPIYRSQQMQKAVQTVYYGPASPSAVVIPRLN